In Camelina sativa cultivar DH55 chromosome 16, Cs, whole genome shotgun sequence, a single window of DNA contains:
- the LOC104753352 gene encoding putative nuclease HARBI1: MASSSHDHIDDTIDECIDNVCDQIYDQAMENILSYNGGHQEATKPKKKRAHVERNREEGHNRLWNDYFCENATYSPRIFRRRFRMNKPLFMRIVDRLSSEMSFFQQRRDATGRFGLSPIQKCTSAIRMMAYGSAADAQDEYIRLAETTAISCLENFVQGIINFFGDEYLRRPTPADLQRLLDIGEMRGFPGMIGSIDCMHWEWKNCPTAWKGQYTRGSGKPTIVLEAVASQDLWIWHAFFGPPGTLNDINVLDRSPVFDDILQGCAPKVNYTVNGHRYKLAYYLTDGIYPKWATFIQSIPLPQTPKASLFATYQEAVRKDVERAFGVLQARFHIVKNPALIHDKEKVGKIMRVCIILHNMIVEDERDGYTQFNVAEFEQTQSNRTSHVDYTLPTARLSNITEMMITRNEVRDKRTNERLHDDLIEHIWQKFDTNQGYNQDYN; this comes from the coding sequence ATGGCATCATCTTCCCATGATCATATAGATGATACCATTGATGAATGCATTGATAATGTATGCGATCAAATTTACGATCAAGCGatggaaaatattttaagttacaATGGTGGTCATCAAGAAGCAACGAAGCCAAAGAAAAAGCGAGCACATGTTGAAAGAAATCGTGAAGAAGGACACAACCgcttgtggaatgattatttttgtgaaaatgcAACATACTCTCCACGAATATTTCGTCGtcgttttagaatgaacaagccCTTGTTCATGCGCATTGTTGATCGACTCTCAAGTGAAATGTCATTCTTTCAACAAAGACGAGATGCTACTGGAAGGTTTGGTCTCTCTCCAATACAGAAGTGTACATCGgcaattcgtatgatggcatatggaAGTGCAGCTGACGCGCAAGATGAATACATTCGCCTTGCTGAAACCACTGCGATTTCATGCTTGGAAAATTTTGTTCAAGGAATCATAAACTTTTTTGGAGATGAGTACCTAAGGAGACCCACACCAGCGGATCTTCAACGACTACTCGATATTGGAGAGATGCGcggatttcccgggatgataggaagcatcgactgtatgcattgggagtggaagaattgcccaaccgcatggaaaggtcaatatACGCGTGGATCTGGAAAGCCAACCATCGTTTTAGAGGCTGTAGCgtcacaagatctctggatatggcacgcgTTTTTTGGACctccaggtacattaaacgatatcaatgttcttgatCGCTCACCAGTTTTTGACGATATTTTACAAGGTTGTGCTCCTAAGGTGAATTATACTGTCAACGGGCACCGCTATAAATTGGCCTACTATCTCACCGATGGgatttatccaaaatgggctacttttatccaatctattccCCTTCCACAAACTCCAAAGGCATCCTTATTTGCTACATATCAAGAAGCTGTTCGTAAAGATGTTGAAcgtgcttttggagtcttgcaagctcgattcCATATAGTAAAAAACCCGGCTCTCATCcatgataaagaaaaagttgGAAAGATAATGAGAGTGTGTATCATACTacacaatatgatagtagaagaTGAACGTGATGGGTACACGCAGTTTAATGTTGCAGAATTcgaacaaacacaatcaaaccgAACTTCACATGTGGACTACACACTTCCTACTGCGAGGCTTTCAAACATCACCGAGATGATGATCACGCGAAATGAAGTTCGTGATAAAAGAACAAATGAACGCTTGCATGATGATTTGATTGAACATATATGGCAAAAGTTTGACACAAATCAAGGTTACAATCAGGATTACAACTAA